From Klebsiella electrica, the proteins below share one genomic window:
- the dbpA gene encoding ATP-dependent RNA helicase DbpA, translating to MTAFSTLNVLPAAQLANLNELGYLTMTPVQAAALPAILAGKDVRVQAKTGSGKTAAFGLGLLQHVDATLFQTQSLVLCPTRELADQVAGELRRLARFLPNIKILTLCGGQPFGAQRDSLQHAPHIIVATPGRLLDHLQKGTVSLDALQTLVMDEADRMLDMGFSEAIDEVIRFAPAERQTLLFSATWPEAIAAISGRVQNHPLTIETDSVDALPAIEQQFFETSQRGKIPLLQTLLSQHQPASCVVFCNTKKDCQAVCDSLNAAGQSALSLHGDLEQRDRDQTLVRFANGSSRVLVATDVAARGLDIKSLELVVNYELAWDPEVHVHRIGRTARAGESGLAISLCAPEEAQRANILAEMLQLKLNWVNAPTNGTIKPLDAEMATLCIDGGKKAKMRAGDVLGALTGDMGFDGADIGKINVHPAHVYVAIRQGVAQKAYKQLQNGKIKGKNCRVRLLK from the coding sequence GTGACCGCTTTTTCAACACTGAACGTTTTACCCGCAGCCCAGCTCGCCAATCTCAATGAGCTGGGTTATCTCACGATGACCCCTGTGCAGGCCGCCGCCTTGCCCGCGATTCTGGCGGGTAAAGATGTGCGCGTGCAGGCCAAAACCGGTAGCGGTAAAACAGCGGCATTTGGTCTGGGGCTGCTTCAGCACGTCGATGCGACCCTGTTCCAGACACAATCTCTGGTACTGTGCCCGACCCGCGAGCTGGCCGATCAGGTCGCGGGTGAGCTGCGTCGTCTGGCGCGCTTTTTACCGAATATCAAAATTTTGACCCTCTGTGGCGGCCAGCCTTTCGGCGCGCAGCGCGATTCGCTGCAGCATGCGCCGCATATCATCGTCGCCACCCCGGGTCGTTTACTGGATCACCTGCAAAAAGGCACCGTGTCGCTGGATGCGCTGCAGACGCTGGTGATGGATGAAGCTGACCGGATGCTGGATATGGGCTTCAGCGAGGCCATCGATGAGGTGATCCGCTTTGCCCCGGCTGAACGCCAGACGCTGCTGTTTTCCGCCACCTGGCCGGAAGCGATCGCGGCGATCAGCGGACGGGTGCAGAACCATCCGCTAACCATTGAGACCGATTCTGTCGACGCGCTGCCGGCAATCGAGCAGCAGTTTTTCGAAACCTCCCAGCGCGGAAAAATCCCGCTGCTGCAAACGCTGCTCAGTCAGCATCAGCCGGCCTCCTGCGTGGTGTTTTGCAACACCAAAAAGGATTGCCAGGCGGTTTGCGATTCGCTGAATGCCGCAGGGCAGAGCGCGCTGTCGCTGCACGGCGATCTTGAACAACGCGATCGCGATCAGACGCTGGTGCGCTTTGCCAACGGCAGCTCTCGCGTGCTGGTCGCCACCGACGTTGCCGCGCGCGGCCTCGATATTAAATCGCTGGAGCTGGTGGTTAACTACGAGCTGGCCTGGGATCCGGAGGTTCATGTGCACCGTATCGGCCGTACCGCCCGCGCCGGTGAGAGCGGTCTGGCTATCAGCCTCTGCGCGCCGGAAGAGGCGCAGCGCGCCAACATCCTGGCCGAAATGCTGCAACTGAAGCTGAACTGGGTGAACGCGCCGACCAACGGCACCATCAAACCGCTTGACGCTGAGATGGCGACGCTGTGTATCGATGGCGGGAAGAAAGCGAAAATGCGCGCTGGCGATGTGCTTGGCGCATTGACCGGCGATATGGGCTTTGACGGCGCCGATATCGGCAAGATTAACGTCCATCCTGCGCATGTTTATGTGGCGATTCGCCAGGGCGTCGCGCAGAAAGCCTATAAGCAGTTGCAAAACGGCAAGATTAAAGGCAAAAACTGCCGCGTCCGCCTGCTGAAATAA
- the ynaL gene encoding proline-rich small protein YnaL, giving the protein MRYQPLTSLPVPPEPNDPIPVPDPRPRPHPLPDPPPDDEPIKLSHRRRRSARIRACPLCAC; this is encoded by the coding sequence ATGCGCTATCAGCCCCTGACATCGCTCCCTGTTCCGCCAGAACCTAACGATCCCATTCCGGTGCCCGATCCCCGACCGCGGCCGCATCCGTTACCCGACCCGCCGCCGGATGATGAGCCGATTAAATTGTCGCATCGCAGGCGCAGATCTGCGAGGATACGCGCCTGCCCTTTGTGTGCCTGTTAA
- the zntB gene encoding zinc transporter ZntB: MDAIKGSELNVPDAVFAWQFDGQGGVKPLTDSDAIDKDHPCWLHLNYTHADSAEWLASTPLLPNSVRDALAGESTRPRVTRVGDGTLITLRCINGSTDERPDQLVAMRLYMDERLIVSTRQRRVLALDDVLGDLREGTGPVDCGGWLVDICDALTDHASEFIEQLHDRIIDLEDNQLDQQVPPRGFLALLRKQLIVMRRYMSPQRDVYSRLASERLPWMNDDHRRRMQDIADRLGRGLDEIDSCISRTAIMSDEIAQIMQEALSRRTYTMSLMAMVFLPSTFLTGLFGVNLGGIPGNAWHLGFSIFCIMLVVLIGGVTWWLHRSKWL; this comes from the coding sequence GTGGACGCCATTAAGGGATCGGAATTGAACGTGCCGGATGCGGTTTTTGCCTGGCAATTCGACGGGCAGGGCGGAGTCAAGCCGCTGACTGACAGTGATGCTATTGATAAGGATCACCCCTGTTGGCTGCATCTGAACTATACCCACGCCGACAGCGCCGAATGGCTGGCATCTACGCCGCTATTACCAAACAGCGTCCGCGATGCGTTGGCCGGGGAAAGTACCCGTCCTCGGGTCACCCGGGTGGGCGACGGGACGTTGATTACCCTGCGCTGCATTAACGGCAGTACCGATGAGCGGCCGGACCAGCTGGTGGCAATGCGTCTGTATATGGACGAGCGCTTAATTGTTTCCACCCGCCAGCGTCGGGTGCTGGCGCTGGATGATGTGCTCGGCGATCTGCGTGAGGGCACCGGTCCGGTGGACTGTGGTGGTTGGCTGGTGGATATTTGCGATGCGCTGACCGACCACGCCAGCGAATTTATCGAGCAGCTGCATGACCGGATTATCGACCTCGAAGATAACCAGCTGGATCAGCAGGTGCCGCCGCGGGGGTTTCTGGCGCTGCTGCGTAAACAGCTGATTGTGATGCGCCGCTATATGTCACCGCAGCGCGATGTTTACTCCCGTCTTGCCAGCGAACGCCTGCCGTGGATGAATGACGACCACCGCCGGAGAATGCAGGATATCGCTGACCGGCTGGGGCGCGGCCTGGATGAGATTGACAGCTGTATTTCCCGAACGGCGATTATGAGCGATGAGATTGCCCAGATTATGCAGGAGGCGCTGTCGCGGCGTACCTATACGATGTCGCTGATGGCGATGGTGTTTCTGCCCAGCACCTTTTTGACCGGTCTGTTTGGCGTTAACCTCGGCGGGATCCCCGGCAATGCGTGGCATTTAGGCTTTTCTATTTTCTGCATAATGTTAGTCGTTCTCATTGGCGGTGTTACATGGTGGTTGCATCGTAGTAAATGGTTGTAA
- a CDS encoding DeoR/GlpR family DNA-binding transcription regulator, producing MHKTARQKYLVELISENGQVSISELVEKLQVSADTLRRDLADLEKQGLAQKNHGGAIALDISAMNRQGRNALLPQTKQRLGRMVASKIPAGSTLFLDAGSTVLAVASQIQGPMTVITPSLDIATHFSTRPDIQLIVLGGTWDARQRLFAGSATLALLARYRADIAILGACAIHAQLGLSASQEADAEIKRAMLAASTGHWLVADHLKLNHCEPHLVAELTDIHQLFLDKPWEELGDTGALQVNIADAQ from the coding sequence ATGCATAAAACCGCCAGACAAAAGTACCTGGTTGAACTTATTAGTGAAAATGGGCAAGTCAGCATCAGCGAGCTGGTAGAAAAGCTGCAGGTTTCCGCAGACACCCTGCGTCGCGATCTGGCCGATCTTGAAAAGCAGGGGCTGGCGCAGAAGAACCACGGCGGCGCAATCGCGCTCGATATTTCCGCGATGAACCGCCAGGGCAGAAACGCCCTGCTGCCGCAGACTAAACAGCGTTTAGGCCGTATGGTCGCCAGCAAAATACCCGCCGGTTCGACCCTCTTTTTAGATGCTGGCAGTACCGTTCTGGCCGTCGCTAGCCAGATTCAAGGCCCGATGACGGTCATCACTCCGTCATTAGATATTGCCACGCATTTCAGCACCCGCCCGGATATCCAGCTGATCGTGCTGGGGGGAACATGGGATGCGCGGCAGCGACTCTTTGCCGGCAGCGCCACCCTGGCCTTGCTGGCGCGCTATCGCGCCGATATCGCTATCCTCGGCGCCTGCGCCATCCATGCTCAACTCGGTTTAAGCGCCAGCCAGGAGGCCGATGCTGAAATTAAACGCGCGATGCTGGCGGCAAGCACCGGGCACTGGCTGGTGGCCGATCATCTGAAGTTGAACCACTGCGAGCCGCATCTGGTGGCCGAATTGACAGACATACATCAGTTATTTTTAGACAAGCCCTGGGAAGAACTCGGGGATACTGGCGCGCTGCAGGTCAACATTGCTGACGCTCAATAA
- a CDS encoding oxidoreductase: protein MNKVIAGEGKNMNIALIGYGFVGKTFHAPLIQSVEGLTLAVVASGDEEKVKRDLPDVTVIGSPEQAVQHPDIDLVVIASPNATHAPLAKLALNAGKHVVVDKPFTLDMQEARELIALAQEKQRLLSVFHNRRWDSDFLGIKQVIEQGLIGNVKHFESHFDRFRPEVRVRWREQNVPGSGLWFDLGPHLIDQALQLFGLPQSVQGNIATLRQGAEINDWAHVVLNYAQHKVILHCSMLVAGGVSRFTVHGDRGSVVKSRADQQESQLLAGVVPGCESWGHDDDNLVVFDASSPPREIPTPQGDQRQYYINVRDALTGKIENPVQPLQALAVMAVLEAAVRSAESGTVQSVALTADELAALQ, encoded by the coding sequence ATGAATAAAGTCATCGCAGGTGAAGGTAAAAACATGAATATTGCGCTGATCGGCTATGGCTTCGTCGGCAAAACGTTTCACGCCCCGCTGATTCAGTCGGTGGAAGGTCTCACGCTGGCGGTCGTGGCGTCCGGCGACGAAGAGAAGGTAAAGCGCGACCTGCCGGATGTCACCGTCATCGGCTCGCCAGAACAGGCCGTTCAACACCCGGATATTGACCTCGTGGTGATCGCCTCCCCTAACGCCACCCATGCCCCGTTAGCCAAACTGGCGCTGAATGCCGGGAAACATGTGGTAGTGGATAAGCCGTTTACCCTGGATATGCAGGAAGCGCGCGAGCTGATTGCCTTGGCGCAAGAGAAACAGCGGCTGCTTTCGGTCTTCCACAACCGTCGCTGGGACAGCGATTTCCTCGGCATTAAACAAGTTATCGAACAAGGGCTTATCGGCAACGTTAAGCACTTTGAGTCGCATTTTGACCGCTTCCGCCCGGAAGTTCGCGTGCGCTGGAGAGAACAAAATGTCCCCGGCAGCGGCTTATGGTTCGATTTGGGGCCGCACCTGATCGATCAGGCTTTACAGCTGTTCGGCCTGCCGCAGTCGGTACAGGGCAATATCGCCACCCTGCGCCAGGGCGCGGAGATTAATGACTGGGCGCATGTGGTCTTAAACTACGCGCAGCATAAGGTGATTTTGCACTGCAGCATGCTGGTGGCCGGCGGCGTATCGCGCTTTACCGTCCACGGAGACCGGGGCAGCGTCGTGAAATCGCGAGCCGACCAGCAGGAAAGCCAGCTGCTGGCCGGGGTGGTTCCGGGCTGCGAAAGCTGGGGACATGATGACGACAATCTGGTGGTGTTTGATGCCAGCTCGCCGCCGCGCGAAATCCCCACCCCACAGGGCGACCAGCGCCAGTACTATATTAATGTGCGCGATGCGCTAACCGGCAAGATAGAGAATCCGGTCCAGCCGCTACAGGCGCTGGCGGTAATGGCGGTCTTAGAAGCGGCGGTACGGTCGGCGGAATCGGGTACGGTGCAGAGCGTTGCCCTGACCGCAGATGAGCTGGCGGCGTTGCAATAA
- a CDS encoding ShlB/FhaC/HecB family hemolysin secretion/activation protein gives MSREAIPCKAIASAIGLFFLLPAHAASSDDQFIIQQQRQKALEQQLTPPTPDVRLSGPASGFGQIPFPTETPCFTIHRVALSGQQALPRWLPLQRIADQAQGHCLGGKGINLLMSTLQNRLVDHGWITTRVLAPSQDLKSGTLKLTIVPGYVRHVRLTEQSDDYIRLCSAFPAHEGNLLDLLDIEQGLENLQRLPTVEASMEIVPGDNPGESDIVITRKQAKMWRLGLSLDDSGTETTGRYQGGVTLSLDNPFSLSDLLYFSASHDLDNNGGKKSRNYVGHYSVPYGYWMLGVTGSDYDYHQTVAGLNSDYRYSGKSKNLDIQLSRVLHRSGTQKTTFTYDVLARESRNYIDDTEVNVQRRQTAAWRVGLQHRHYIGQAVLDVGASYQRGTRWFGAQPAPEEFVGDATALSKITQLNAQLDLPFTLGRQNFRYNVQYLRQISNTPLTPQDQFAIGNRWTVRGFDGERTLNASHGWYVRNDLAWRTPLENQELYLGADYGEVGGYSSDYLIGQHLAGGVIGVRGNALRTGYDLFAGTPLSKPDGFHTSAVSLGFNLNWSW, from the coding sequence ATGAGCCGCGAAGCAATACCCTGCAAAGCGATCGCCTCGGCGATCGGCCTGTTTTTCCTGCTACCGGCCCACGCCGCAAGCTCTGACGACCAGTTTATTATTCAGCAGCAGCGGCAGAAGGCGCTGGAGCAACAGCTGACGCCGCCGACGCCGGACGTCCGACTTTCCGGGCCCGCCTCCGGCTTCGGTCAAATTCCCTTCCCGACGGAAACCCCCTGCTTTACCATCCACCGCGTGGCGTTAAGCGGCCAGCAAGCGCTCCCTCGCTGGCTGCCGCTGCAGCGCATCGCCGACCAGGCGCAGGGGCATTGTCTGGGGGGCAAAGGGATTAACCTGCTGATGAGCACTCTGCAAAACCGGCTGGTCGATCATGGCTGGATAACCACCCGCGTGCTGGCCCCCTCGCAGGATTTGAAAAGCGGGACGCTGAAACTGACGATTGTGCCAGGCTACGTGCGCCATGTACGGCTGACGGAGCAGAGCGACGACTATATCCGGCTGTGCAGCGCCTTTCCGGCGCATGAGGGCAATTTGCTCGACCTGCTCGATATCGAACAGGGGCTGGAAAACCTCCAGCGCCTGCCCACGGTTGAGGCCAGTATGGAAATTGTGCCCGGCGACAATCCCGGCGAGAGCGACATCGTCATTACCCGCAAGCAGGCGAAGATGTGGCGCCTGGGGCTGTCACTGGACGATTCCGGCACCGAAACCACCGGCCGCTATCAGGGAGGCGTGACACTGTCACTTGACAATCCCTTCTCGCTCAGCGATTTGCTCTATTTTTCCGCCAGCCACGATCTCGACAATAACGGCGGCAAGAAAAGCCGCAACTACGTCGGCCACTATTCGGTACCGTACGGCTACTGGATGCTGGGGGTAACCGGCAGCGACTACGACTACCACCAGACGGTGGCTGGCCTCAACAGCGATTACCGCTACAGCGGCAAAAGTAAAAACCTCGACATACAGCTAAGCCGGGTCCTGCACCGCAGCGGGACGCAGAAGACAACCTTTACCTATGATGTGCTGGCGCGCGAAAGCCGCAACTACATCGACGATACCGAAGTCAACGTACAGCGTCGCCAGACGGCAGCCTGGCGCGTGGGGCTACAGCATCGTCATTATATCGGCCAGGCCGTCCTTGACGTCGGCGCCAGCTACCAGCGCGGCACCCGCTGGTTTGGCGCGCAGCCGGCGCCGGAAGAGTTCGTCGGCGACGCCACCGCGCTGAGCAAAATCACCCAACTTAACGCCCAGCTCGACCTGCCATTTACCCTCGGCCGCCAGAATTTCCGCTACAACGTGCAGTATCTGCGCCAGATCAGCAACACCCCGCTCACCCCGCAGGATCAGTTCGCCATTGGCAACCGCTGGACGGTACGCGGGTTCGACGGCGAGCGCACCCTCAATGCCAGCCACGGCTGGTACGTGCGCAACGATCTGGCGTGGCGTACGCCGCTGGAGAATCAGGAACTCTACCTCGGGGCGGACTACGGTGAAGTCGGCGGCTACAGCTCTGATTACCTGATCGGCCAACACCTGGCGGGCGGCGTTATCGGCGTGCGCGGCAACGCCTTGCGCACCGGCTATGACCTGTTCGCCGGAACACCATTGTCGAAGCCGGATGGGTTCCACACCAGCGCCGTCTCCCTGGGCTTCAACCTCAACTGGAGCTGGTGA
- a CDS encoding toxin-activating lysine-acyltransferase, whose translation MRVGQYEIKAPLMLGGTDNEAEVLGASVWLWMHSPMHRDAPLHALPTLLLPIIKRRQYVLIIENERPVFFLSWAWLNPESEARYLTRPAIDMAEADWNSGDRMWFCDWIAPFGHTAAINALMRQDIFADHCARALYHRGAQRGKRVVMFHGRRVSRQQARSWRQAHPLAVDLPEAFKGLNHE comes from the coding sequence ATGCGCGTCGGACAATACGAAATTAAAGCGCCGCTGATGCTCGGCGGCACGGACAACGAAGCCGAAGTACTGGGGGCCAGCGTCTGGCTGTGGATGCACTCGCCGATGCACCGGGACGCCCCGCTGCACGCCCTCCCCACGCTGCTGCTGCCGATTATCAAGCGCCGCCAGTATGTGCTGATTATTGAAAACGAACGGCCGGTATTTTTCCTCAGCTGGGCGTGGCTCAACCCGGAGTCAGAAGCCCGCTACCTCACCCGCCCGGCGATTGACATGGCGGAGGCCGACTGGAACAGCGGCGACCGGATGTGGTTTTGCGACTGGATCGCGCCATTCGGCCATACCGCCGCCATCAACGCCCTGATGCGCCAGGACATCTTTGCCGATCACTGCGCGCGGGCGCTGTATCACCGCGGCGCACAGCGCGGTAAACGGGTGGTGATGTTCCACGGCCGCCGCGTCAGCCGCCAACAGGCCAGAAGCTGGCGGCAGGCTCACCCGCTCGCCGTCGACCTGCCGGAAGCGTTTAAAGGACTAAACCATGAATAA